The following nucleotide sequence is from Toxoplasma gondii ME49 chromosome IV, whole genome shotgun sequence.
TATATCAGTGAAGATACATGCGTATGTGTAGATGTCGGCAGCTGTTTTCGTGCGTTTCTGCCGTCATTCAAGAGGCTATTTGCAGTCTCGTTGTTTTCGTTTCCAGCGCTGAGCCTCTTGGATCTCCGTCACTCGCTGCCTTTTGAAGTCCACACCACATCCATCGGTCAGGCAGGGGGCGTCGcggcgcttctcctcgctgcggGGACGCCCGGGCATCGCcgcgcgtttccttcctgccgcttttctcttcgacaAATCGAAGGTGACTGAGCCTTTTCTGCAGACGCAACTGTGCAAACGTCTTCAGAGTCCACTCCTCAAACTCATCTGAGGTCGCGGCAAGCGATCGATGTCCAACGACGAACGGTCTTCCATCTTTATGAGGGCTACCTGACAAATCAGGTCTATACACATACCTACTTATATACAAAAGGAATCCTTTTATACGCAAGTATtttgcatgtatatacacacaaatggacatatgtatgtatatacatatctatgtATAAGGCGTATATGTAAATGCATGTATAAGTATCCGTGTATGCGcgccgcatgcaggagaGTGCTGAGACAGAACTATGGCAGGTGCCAAGTATATGCGTCTGCATGTACATGCGAGGGTGTAGATGAGTGAATGCTGCTTTGTCTTTGAAGGGGCGTCTGTGTGGCTTCTTCGCTCGAAGGGTGCAGATTTCATGGCGAACTGGGAGTTCCAACTGTTCACTCTCCTCAAATATGCGTCTCGCTTTCACTGGGAAGTCAAACGCCCTTCGCGTTCCATCTTTCTCAGGTCGCGTCGAAGGCCAGGCGGAAACGATTGAGCGAGAAACCGCCGAGATCGAAAGCGTCCAGCGCctggtgtacagacacctcgcGGCGTTCTGCACTCGGCGCGGTCCAGGAGATCGCGggagcgaacgagagagccattcagaaaggggagaagcgggggaggacagagaacggcttgcgaagagggagaaagaaattCAAGAGGACTGCGAGAACGAATTATTTCTCAGTGCGGAACAAGGCGTGGAGTATGGACTCATCGACCAGGTCATCCAACCTCTCAGAGGCAGGCCTCATTGAAGTGAAATCGATACCCGATGAAAACCGCAGATTCCGCTTTTTTTCCGAGGGTCCCCACCGTTGCAACTTATATCCTTATCTCTACAGAGAGATATATTACGTCCCTGactgtacatacatatatatatatttatatttatttatatctatttatatatagGGATTGTGGGTGTAGGTGATTTGGTAGATCCAGGGAAAGTGAAGGCACAGGTATTGGgtatttccttctccttcgtgaGTGTGGGTGGGGGCGAAAAAACCGGTACGTTtttcgatgcatgcattgcCGACTGGCGAGAACTCCGAACTTCTCCACAGTTTTGACGAGCTTCGCAGTGCCGAGTGTGTCTTTCACTCTATTTCCGAGAAGCCGTAAGCAACTGTTAGTTCATTTGATCCTTtgagttctctctcccgcgaccgcttctctcttctacGATTGATTTGTTCGCTTTCCTCATGTACGTCCGTTCcctccgtcttcgtttctcttgttccGCTCGCCCATGGTCTCattcctcgctctcggctCTCTCCCTCACGTCTGGCCTCGAGTGAgtggtggagagacagacggcaggaggcagcgcgatcgaaaaagcagagacacggcGACGGCCGTCCGAGAGAAAGCACCCGAAGCCTCCAGAGCAAAACGActcggagagaggaaaagcagcgtCTTGCGGACGTGGAGAAATGCATGCCAGTTACGACTTTTGCGTGGAACGAGCACAAGTTGTGGATCACGACGGATCGAGGCAATTCGTTTCAGGGGGACATACACCCGGAACTCCGGCACAAAACATTTTTTCGGAGGAAAGCGCTCGTCGACGCTCGCTTGAGGACGCGAGATCCAgtcctctgctcctctctggCGGTCCGTTTAGCCTCGAATGcgttttgtcttttcttccgaccgtttcgtctccctgcgcgcctctctgttctctgcgCGAGTACTTGTCCACTAGAAAGGGGCTTGGAACTCCTCAATTCGCTTGGCGATGTTCGCCGGAGAAAAGCCGAAAAACTCGTAGAGAGCCTTCGCCGGCGCGCTCCCTCCGAACGTCGGCAGACCGACATGGACGTCAAAGTACTTCTCCCATCCTGAGGAAAGCCACAGAGGGACTTAAAAAaagcgcgtctcttcttttctccattttGCTCTCCACTTTGCGCGTCGCGCTCAAAAACGGCGGAGAGGGCACCCGCGAGAAGCCCACGAAAGCGCGGTGCTTCAACGCAAATCCTGACGACCAACCGACACCTTGCCGACTCAGAAGAAAACTCCTTCCCCGCACACATACCTGCTGGCACTTGTATGTAAGTTCATAAATATTTAaatatgcataaatatatatatatatatatatttatatatatttatatatatttatatatatactatgTATATTAGGTATTTTATGTACACTAAGGAAGTAGACCGTTCTCTGGTCGGGAAGCAGTgaagcgcagagagacgcgggtGCACTCACCGAAGGGAGACGCAGCTTCCACGTAGGCAGTGAGGACTTTGCCTTGTCTGCGttcggagagacacagaactTGGTTTCTGTACTCTGCAGGTTGTTCATCGAAGAGCGTCCAGCAAGGCATCGAGACGAGGCGCACATCCCAGTTGTTCGtcaggagtttcttcgcctctaCGCAGAAGTGGACTTCGCTCCCGCTGCCCGCGATGACGACCTAGAAGCGACAAGACAAAGCACAGACAACAGGtcgagagacggaagacgcagacggaacGCGAGTCAAGACCAAGGTCTCACGGCGGACAGACACagtcaacagagagagagagagtgagagagagagacgcagactgCGACCTCACACACAGACGCGGGGCAGTGAAGAGCCACCGAGACAAACGCGGAGTCTCCGAGACGCGCGGCGAAGTTGCAtgaagaaaagcgagagccGGCCGAACActccgagagagacgaggccAGGCCGGAagcggcgagaggcgaacggAGACGGCAAACAGGGCCCGActcagaaacgcagagacggcgaagaagatagagacacaaacagagaagagaccgagtcttggagagagagagagatgacgCATGAAGTCGGAAAGGCGCGAGTCGCGGCCCATACCAGCAGTTTGTtaccttcttctttccgttgTTCTCGAAGTCGCTGAGAACGTACGCGCCCTTGATGACGCCGTCGAAGGAACTTCCTTGCAGGACAGGAACGGAACtacgacacagagagagaaccgtGACGCGCTTCAACTCGTCTCGCAGCCAGACCGCGTAGGCGCCAGCGACTTCGGtgccgtctgcatgcagagacggaagaagacagaagaagcaagccTCCGTGAAAACATGAAGGTCGGAGCCGCGGAAGAGGCCTCGCGAATGCGTGTCTCTCAGCGGGCCAAAAGAGAGATAGAACAGTCGAAACgagggaagggagacgagtggaattctttctctttctgtcagCCGACGAAACAGTCGAGTCGTCGCACAAGATGAGGAACGAACAGGCATGCGGCGTCGTGAAAAATGctgttcttctgcagctttcTAGAACTTCGCACTCACTGCCTCTTTTCACCTGCTGTTTTCGCCGACTTccagctctctctccctcttctttttcgtcttccttctgctctgccctttctccctcttctttttcgtcttccttctgctctgccctttctccctcttctttttcgtcttccttcagctctgccctttctccctcttctttttccttcgtgACGGACCCGCAGGTCGAATGGCGATGAGGTTTGGAGTCGCCCTGCAGAGCGCGAGGACTTCGATGGGCTGGTGGGTGGGGCCGTCTTGGCCGAGTTCGATGGAGTCATGCGTCGCGACTACCAAGACTCCACACTTGGACAGCGCCGCGAGACGCACTGCTCCCCAGCCGTAAGTCACAAAGTTCAGGAACGTCGCGCAGAaggggcgcatgcagccgaaGTGATACAGGCCGTTCGCCATGGCAATCATGGCATGTTCGCGGACTCCAAAGTGGATGTAGCGTCCAGATCGGTTCGCCACCTGGAACGAAGGCTCTTTCAAGTCTGTGCAATTCGACCCGGTCAAATCCGCACTGCCGCCGATCTGAACCgagcagggaagaagagagagaacctgagagagtgagaagaagaagacgaaaaagaagaagaagaagaagaggacgaagaagaagcgaccgACGGAAGacacgacgaggaagacacgacgaggaagacacgacgaggaagacacgacgaggacgaacggagaagacgaaagccaAGGAAGAGACTCAACGCACttggacgaggagaagaacgaagagattCGGCAGAGAAACCGTGAACGATAGGGAACAGAAGACGTCAAAGgtggggaagaaaaaaagtcaAACGTAGACAAGAGGCAACGAGTCGCCAACGCGAAAGGCAcccgagaagcgaaggaacagCAAAAGATGTACAAGAGACGCTTAGAGCATCCGACGCAGAACAGGGTGTCGTCTTGGGCTGACCCTGTGTTTGAACAAAGTTGACAAACTCTTTCAAAGGAcgaaagaaacgcaaagCAACGGCAAAAGGGACTGAAGGGCAAATGGCGCCGTTGCCTTCTCGATACAGGACATCGAAAAACATACACGTCAAGGTGCAGAACATGATGGTTTTCTCAAGAGCACACTGGCGAGTCTGCAACGGGTGCGAGAACCTCGAACCGGTGGGTATTCGCCTGGTGTTTctatcttcttctttgttcacTTCCAATACTGTGTTCTTTGCTAGAGACCTTCTCTGTTGCATGTCTCATGCTCGCGCGCGTCCGGCCTCTGTCCAGGAGGAGCTGCGCTGTCCTTTCACTGTCCTGTGCTCGCTTCCCGGCGACAtgcgttctctgtctctctgttcttctccgttgACAGAAGGCCCTCCAGGTCCGCTGTACAGCCAGCTGGCCGCGTTGGTGTCCTTCCTCGACTCGACGTtggctgcttctgtctcgatTTTTCTCGCgagttgcatgcgttccgcTGCTCACCAGTTCGGGCATGAAGTCTTTAATTCCCAACAGCATGCGTCCCGAGTGCGCGCGCGTCGAGTCGGCTTTCTCTTTGGCTTTCTCGCCCAGCGTCTTCAAGGTTTCCAAGACTTCCGGCCGCAGTTTGTGACTGAACATTCTCTCGATCTCCTCACCCTCAGATGGGTACTCTTTCTTGTATCTCTCAAACAGCGCGTTCCACGCCTCCACGGAACGTTCACCGCGCTCCTGCACTTGTGCGTAGAACTGCAAACGCCAAACGAAAAGACGCGACTCCACCGATCCTTGCACCCAAACGCCAGTCGCTGGAGACTCCCCAaacgtctctctgcttccccacATGCATACGTGCagatttatatatatatatatatataatatatatatatatatgtctatatggacagagagactccACTATGCAGACCGAGATACACTTGCCCCAACATAGATTCACGCAACCATGTACACTTGACACACATGGACACACGGATATCTTCGtctacatacatacagatatatatatatatatataaacatatacatatatatatatatatgtatatgtatatgcatgcatgcgtcaaTACTTtgaagtgtgtgtgtgtaggcTGTGGCCTGTTCCGGCGGTTTTCGGACGGAGGCGTCGAGTGTCGCTTCTGGCATACTTGTTTGACTTCTTCAGGGATTTGCAGCTTCTCGTCGGGGCTCAGTCCGCACTGTTCCTTGACGGCTCgcagctcttcttcagacagGGGTGATCCATGGACTTTCGCAGTTCCTGCCTTGCTTGAGAGGAAACCGATTGTGGTTCGGACGCAAATCAGCGTCGGCTTGTCggtgcgtttcttcgcgttctccatGGCCTGAACCATTCGAAAGCAGCAACTCAACACAGGGACGtgcagagaacaggagaaggcCTTCAACTCCACTCTCCGAGGCAGAGAACAGGACAAGCTCCACATGCGCCGGATCGCGGGGACGCGTCGCGGTCGCTGCTTCACGCTGAGACCCGCGCAGAGGTAAACGTTGAAGAGCAGCGAAAACGCGCATGTCGACTCAGCCGCTCTCGTGGatcgcgaagcagagacatcGGTGGACGACGCTTACACACCGCGACTTCCGCAGCTGCAGGTGCATGTCGCCGGCACCTTCATACACGGGCACCGCATGGCTGGAAACGGATCGCAGCGTCCCCCCAGCGAAGTTCCGCGGTGACAAGCAGTGACAGACAAACGATGGTTTTGCCATGTGTGTGAGACCGTTCGGTGGGTTCCACAGGCCTTTCGGAGATccgaagacggagagcaaCTTCGTGAAACACTGGCAACGCGGTCCCCACCACAGGACTGTCCAGAGAGACCCCAGAGGCGTCGCTTCTCGCGGAGGCCTTACCTGAACCAAGCCGGCGACGTCGGTGTTCCCGTCATCCACGACGTCCACATGCCAGTCGTAGGCTTTGAAGCGCTGCTGAACTTTCTCCGAAAACGCGAGATGGAGTTCGCCGTCGATGGTGATGTTGTTGTCGTCGTAGAGCACCGTCAGGCGGTGCAGGCCAAGATGGCCCGCGAGAGAGCAAGCTTCGCTCGACACTCCTGCCAACGACGACAGCGGCagcacggagagagacaggaaacaaaaacatgaacgagaaagacaaacagCGCCGCAGACAAGGAGCGGAAGGAACCGAGGACAAGCCGCAAAGAAGAGTCCGGTGTGAAGGGGGGGTGTGACCGGCACAAAAAACGCGTCTCAGACGTTGCTGCGTGAACGAGGCGCGGTTCGTCGAGAAACGCGCCAGCAGAGCGACGTTCACTGAAGTTCGAAAACGCGCATCCAGGTCTGCTCCGCCTACCTTCTTCGAGACAGCCGTCTCCGCAAAAGACAAAGACATGATTGTCGAAGAGCGGGAACCCATCCTTGTTGAACTTCGCGGACATGTATTCACTCGCGAGTGCAAGGCCCACTGCGTTGCTGATTCCCTGGCCCAGGGGACctacacacgcatgcagattgAACAACACCGAAaccatacatacatatacatatatatacatatatatacatatacatatatatacatatacatatatatacatatacatatatatacatatatatatatatatacatatatatatatatatatatatgtgtatttattGTGGGTGTGTGAGTTGCCTTGGGTGTTTAAATGAAGAGGCGGactcgtttcttcgtttgtctGCACATCGCGCGTATTGCGAGAGAAGATGTCGGTCGCGGTTTcgttctgtgcatgcgtcggtcGCGAGCGTTTCCTGGATCTCTATGGAAGCCCAACTCGCGGCCGACCGCCCCCGGGAGTTCGAGATAGCTCTGTTCTCACTTCCGTTCCTCCTCGCCGTTTAGCGTCTGAGGAACTGCGACCGCAGCGGCCGAGAGCGACAGGGGTACCGGGAGAGACTCGAGGTTACGCCTGTGCAGCTGGCGGCCTCGAACGCCTCCGCCGGAGAAAGCCGTCCTCACCGGTTGTGGTTTCAATGCCCGCGGCGTAGTGTGCCTCAGGGTGCCCAGGAGTCTTGCTGTGCAGCTGGCGGAACTGACGCAGATCCTCGAGGGACATGTCGTAGCCTGAGCGCAGAACGCGAGACGCAGCGAGGACTCCCAAAATTGCGATCGAGacgagcggagagagagagcgctgCACCGACAAGACACCGAGACGCCGTCACCCTCGcctccgcgtcttcctctcgtcgccGGGTAAGACGCAGCCGAAGCGGCGTGGATGACTGCCCTTCAGCGTCGCCTCCAGCAGAAGGCTGCGGAGACGAGGCCGACTCGCAGACGCACTCACACGGTCACTCATTCATGGCGGCGCAGGCGCCAACCGGCGAGgcggaagacgcgaagacggagacagcgagtcGAGTTCACGGAACCGAGGCAACGCCCGGAGAAGCGACCTTCTTCCGGCGGggtagacagacagacaggcgaGGCGCGGCCGTACCTGTCAAGTGCAGCATCGAGTAGAGAAGCGCACAGGCATGGCCATtcgagagaacgaagcggTCGCGGTTGAACCATTGCGGATGTTTTCCCGAGTGTCGTAGCACGTAGCCCCAGAGCGCATGCGCCATCGCAGCCATGCCCATGGGGGCGCCAGGATGCCCGCTGTTGGCAATCTAAAAAGGCAAAGCGATGCACAAGCCAATGCCACGGGTGCATGCAACCTTCTGCATGCTCATCTTTAGAGGCAAAGGAACGCGtcacgagacagaaggcgcaTGTCTTCATCGcgccctctctctgtatagACGCACACGTATCTAAACGCATAGACGGACAGATAcaaaacgcgagaagcggcagatttactcacagatatatatatatatatatatatatatctgtgtatatGCAAATGCGCGTGTATGTCTATAcgtgtatttgtatatacgtatgtatctGTAGAGAACAGGGGAGCGCGAGAATGTAGGTAGGTGTAGATCTATATCCACGCGTCAGCATTCACAGGTGGAGGAAGGAAAGTgccagacgcagaaagcACATGTGTaaatgtctctctctatccGTAGATCCATACATGTACATCGAcgtctatacatatatatatatatatttatatacgtatatatgtacatatgtacatatgtacaaATGTAGGAGAGccagagagcagaaaggacGGCTTCAAAGAGGCCAGAGGGAATTACAgaacatgcgcatgcagtctatcgattctctgcttccgccgGTAGGCACAGGGAGAGCCGACACGAGCATCCGCGAGTCGCcgcgaagcgagaaggacagTGACAAAGCGCGAAAACGGACGCAAGAGTGAAAGAAACGTTGGGAGACTCACGGTAGGCAGGTCCGCGCCGAGACAGCGAATCGTGTTCACGCAGAGGACGTCAGTGGCGCCGAGTTCGGTTTTTCCAGGAGaaactttcttcttctcaggcTGGTTGTTGGCCTCGCCCAGATGGGCGTTGGAGCCCCGGCGCTTCTGCGGCATcgtggaagaaaacgaaggaaaaaacggagaaggagaagaggaaaaaagagaaacggaaaagagacggaaaagacgagagagaaagaaggaaacgatcAGAGTGCAGGAGCTTGATCGTCGAAAGTCGCGATGAGACGCGAGACGAGGTCGAGGGCGTTccggaagaaagaagtctTCTTGTGAAGCAGAGACCGATCGGCCGACTGCAgaactctgcatgcaaagcgcACACACGCAGAGCTGAGAAAtcaggagagcagagaacacCGAAGACgccctttctcgctctctctgagAATTCAAAAGTCAGAGAtactctgtctcttcctcgcttcgcctttcgcgttctcgccGTCTGTCGCAGGCGCTCGCATCTCACACGTTCGCCAGCTGAAAAGAAATCCATTCATACCTCCACCTTcacattatatat
It contains:
- a CDS encoding transketolase (encoded by transcript TGME49_318310), whose product is MPQKRRGSNAHLGEANNQPEKKKVSPGKTELGATDVLCVNTIRCLGADLPTIANSGHPGAPMGMAAMAHALWGYVLRHSGKHPQWFNRDRFVLSNGHACALLYSMLHLTGYDMSLEDLRQFRQLHSKTPGHPEAHYAAGIETTTGPLGQGISNAVGLALASEYMSAKFNKDGFPLFDNHVFVFCGDGCLEEGVSSEACSLAGHLGLHRLTVLYDDNNITIDGELHLAFSEKVQQRFKAYDWHVDVVDDGNTDVAGLVQAMENAKKRTDKPTLICVRTTIGFLSSKAGTAKVHGSPLSEEELRAVKEQCGLSPDEKLQIPEEVKQFYAQVQERGERSVEAWNALFERYKKEYPSEGEEIERMFSHKLRPEVLETLKTLGEKAKEKADSTRAHSGRMLLGIKDFMPELIGGSADLTGSNCTDLKEPSFQVANRSGRYIHFGVREHAMIAMANGLYHFGCMRPFCATFLNFVTYGWGAVRLAALSKCGVLVVATHDSIELGQDGPTHQPIEVLALCRATPNLIAIRPADGTEVAGAYAVWLRDELKRVTVLSLCRSSVPVLQGSSFDGVIKGAYVLSDFENNGKKKVVIAGSGSEVHFCVEAKKLLTNNWDVRLVSMPCWTLFDEQPAEYRNQVLCLSERRQGKVLTAYVEAASPFGWEKYFDVHVGLPTFGGSAPAKALYEFFGFSPANIAKRIEEFQAPF